The genomic interval GTGACCGCTACTTCAATGAGCTATTGCTTGACAGTCGTCACAGAATCGATTCAGAACCACCGATTCGTGCCATTCTGGCCGTCATCACTCTCGGTGGAGATGGTATGACCATGCTTCACCGTATTCAGCAATCCTATTACCGTGATGGTCTTTGGATTGGTGATAGAGAGCAACTGGTGAGTCTGGCGGCTGAACAGAATATAGAGCGGAACGCATTTATCAGCGCATATGATGAGGTCGATCTGGCTAAACACCTGAATGAGAGTCAGAACTGGCTGATGCGGCTCGATGGAAGCGGTTATCCTACTCTGGGTTTAGAACGGGATGGCCAGCTGCTACCAGTCCAGGTTTCCCGCTTTTACGGTGATCCTGAGGGTATCAGACAACACGTCACCCAAATGCTGTTTTCCTGATATCACGGACACACAGTCAGAGCTGGATCCGCATGATGGCTCTCCAGAAACACCTTGGACATAGCCTGCTAACCAGGGTTATGTTCAGGGTAGTGGAGCTTCAATAGTGCCTCCATCATCAGCATTTTTTCGGATGCTGGGGGCATTCATGACAATGACATTTGTCCTCGAATACCAAGACACTGCATACAGCACCCTGCGATTGTGATGCCCATGTTAACTTTCTGCCAAGGGCGCGATGTACCTGCATAGCACTGAACCTGGCAGGGGAATATTTATTTCCGAGTGGCGCGCAGTGTGCCGCTGTTATTACTCACCCGGAAACGGTCATCTTCAAATTCGATAAACTTGTAAACGTATTGAATCGGATCGGTGCTGACCGTTGTCAGACCGTTGATGCGCTGTTGAATGGAGGTGCTTTCGATGGTCATAACCGATCCTTCCAACACCCATTTTCCGGTGATGATCATACGGTCATCGTTATCCCGAGAATCAATCTGGACCTGGCCGTCTTTGAGAATTTCCCAGTTTTGCATCTCGCCACTGGATGCTGCCAGAGTCCATTGACCAGGCAGTTTATCAACGTCAATGCTGACCGGCGTAGCCTGATAGCCATCCACTTTAACTTCTTTGGCTTTGCTGCTCAGTGGTGGGCGATCACCGTACTGAGTGACACCATTGGCATCAACCCAGGTATAAATTTTGTTCTCCGCATAACCCATGCCAGACACAAGCAACATCAAAATAACAAGAGATGAACGCATGATGACTCCAATTAGTAACATCCGTGGAATAATATGTTCAGATAAAGATAACACATGCTATCAAAAACACAGAATTCAGTAGTTGGTCACCTGCAAGATTGTGACCTAATCGTGTAATATGCCCGCTCGTTTGATGGTTGAGATATCCCCTTGGCAAGTAATCCCCGCTTTAACAAAACCCGTAATTCCACGACTAGAAAACCAGCAAAAAAGGCGTCATCCCGAAGCTCAAAACCTGGTAGACGCAGTACCCCAAAAACCCGTAAGGGAAAAACCGGCAGACGGTTTTCCATCTTTGGGTTGCTGCTGAAAGTGGTCATTGTCTTGCTGGCATTGCTAATCTGCTGGACGATTTATCTGAATGCCAGAGTGACCACCGGTTTCAAAGGTAAGCTGTTTGCTGAACCGGCCCGGGTGTTTGCCCGACCACTGGAGTTGTATCAGGGACTGACCATGGCGATGGGGGATCTGGAACAGGAACTGCGGCGGTTGGGATATCGCAAGGTAATCAACCCGGTACGCTCCGGTGAATACTCTATTACCGGCCAGACCATGGAAATGGTTACCCGCCAGTTCACGCATTGGGATGGTGTCAATCCGTCTCAGCATCTTATGCTGGATTTCAATCATGATGGCATCGAACGGGTGGTCAACAATCACGGCGATCCGGCGGTTCTGGCCAGACTGCAACCGCTTCAGATCGGCAGTATCTACCCCGGTCAGAAAGAAGATCGGATTCTGATTCAGATAAGCGATGTTCCGGATGTCTTTGTCAAAGGACTGATCTCCGTTGAGGATCGTAATTATTACCATCACTTTGGCATCTCTCCCACCGGTATACTCAGAGCACTATGGGCTAATGTAAGTTCCGGACATCTTGCCCAGGGAGGCAGTACGCTGACTCAACAACTGGTCAAAAACTATTTCCTCAGCTCAGAACGCTCACTGTGGCGTAAGGGCAATGAGGCGCTCATGGCGATGTTACTGGAGTGGCACTACTCCAAAGACCAGATTCTCGAAGCCTATATGAACGAAGTGTATCTCGCCCAGGATGGTGCCCGGGCGATACATGGTTTTGGCCTCGGAGCGCAGGAATTTTTCGGGGCGCCGTTGCGGGAACTGCGGTTACATCAAATGGCGCTGTTGATCGGCATGATTAAAGGGCCTGCTGTCTATAACCCGATGACTCATCCTGAGCGTGCGCTGGAGCGTCGAAATCTGGTGCTGGACATTATGGCCGACCAGGGGGTGGTAACGGCTGATCAGGCTGGCTGGGCCAAAAAACAGCCGTTGGATATTCGTTCCGGACGTCAGCGTATCCGCTATCCTGCGTTTCTGGATATGGTCCGTCGTCAACTACAGAGTCTTTATCGCCCGGAGGATCTCACCAGTGAGGGATTGAAAATATATACCTCCCTTGATCCACGTATTCAGAGCCGGGCCGAAGAGGTCTTTATCGATCAGCTACAACAGCTGGAAAAAAACTATAAGCTTGATAACGATTTTCTGCAGGGAGCGCTTGTCATCACTCAGCCGGAGTCAGGAGAAGTGCTGGCAATGGTCGGTGGGCGCAGGGTACGTTTTGATGGTTATAACCGGGCTCTGGACAGCCGTCGTCCGGTTGGTTCACTGCTGAAACCAGTGGTTTATCTGACTGCGTTAGAGAATGGCTATACCCTGGCCACCCCCATCGATGACAATACTTTGGTGGTTTCAGGTAAGGATGGATCCGAGTGGCAGCCAACCAATTTTGATCGTCGCAGTCATGGTCAGCCGCTGTTGTTGCAGGCACTGAGTCACTCCTACAACCAGGCGACCGCTCGGCTGGGCATGCAGGTCGGACTCGGAAAATTCATGGCCAATCTGCACGATCTTGGTTTTGAACGGGAAGTTGATGCCTATCCGGCCACATTACTGGGGGCACAGGGGATGAGTCCGCTGGAGGTTGCTAATTTGTATGGCACATTTGCAGCTAACGGCTTCCGCACTCCGGTCAAGTCCATACGTGCTGTCACCACATCTGATGACAGCGTACTGGAAACATTCGATTTCAGTTTTAAACAGGTGGTGGATCCTGTGGATATGGAGCTGCTGCAGTTTGCGTTGCAGGACGTCATGCGTGACGGAACCGGCAAGTATGCTTATCGCCGGCTGGATCCAGAACTGAACCTTGCCGGCAAGACCGGCACCACCAACGATCAGCGCGACAGCTGGTTTGCCGGTTATACTTCTGATTATCTGGCGGTGGTCTGGATCGGTAATGATGATAACAAAATGACGCCGTTAACCGGATCGACTGGTGCTTTGCGGATCTGGACTGAAGTGATGAACGCGATAAAGCCGCAGGCTTATCTGAGTCGTGAGCCGGCGGGTATCGAATGGCAGTGGGTCAATGCCAAAGACGGGCATCGTACCTCCAAAAATTGTCCGGATGCCATTCAGATTCCATTCCGGGAAGGTACCGCTCCGCAAGCCAAAGATGGTTGCGCCGGGCAGGTTACCAAGCCGGTTCAGAACTGGTTTAAACGCTGGTTTGGCGGTAAAAAGAACTGATAGTTCAGATAGCCGTTAAACATTAGAGTCCATCAACAGACATGAACCGCATTAATGCGGTTCATAATGAGCTGTTGTCACAAAAGAGCTAAAGTTCATTTTTTGTTGCGATAGCCGGCTGACAACGGTCAGGCGAGAATGGCGTCAATCTTTGCTAACTCTGCTTCACTGAACAAAAGGTTGTCCAACGCACCCACGCTGTCCTCGATCTGACTGAGGCGACTGGCACCGATAATCGCGCTGGTGACCACCTCGTCGCGTAATACCCAGGCCAGGGCCAGTTGTGCCAGACTTTGGTTCCGGCTGCTGGCGATTTCGTTCAGTTGTCTCACTCTATCCAGCTGGCTGGCCGCTACGTCCTGTTCTGACAGATAGATCTGTTCTTTCCGGGCGGCCCTTGAGTTCTGTGGCACGCCTTGCAGATACTTATCTGTCAGCAGTCCCTGAGCCAGTGGTGAGAACACAATCGAGCCCACCTTGTGGGTGCGCAAAGTGTTGGTCAGGCCGTTCTCGATATGACGATCAAACAGGTTGTAGCGGGGCTGGTGAATCAGCAGTGGTGTACCAAGGTCATTCAAAATGGCAATGGCCTGCTCGGTCTGTTCGGGTGAGTAATTGGAAATCCCCACATACAATGCTTTGCCCGAGCGAACGATAGCATCCAGCGCCCCCATGGTTTCCTCCAGCGGGGTGTCCGGATCGAAGCGATGGCTGTAGAAAATATCAAAATACTCCAGCCCGGTACGTTTCAGGCTCTGATCAATACTGGCAATCAGATATTTACGTGAACCGCCTATGCCGTAAGGGCCGGGCCACATATCGTAACCGGCTTTGGAAGAAATGATCAGTTCGTCCCGATACGGTTTCAGGTCCTCGGCAAAAATGCGTCCAAAGGTCTGCTCGGCTGAGCCATAAGGCGGACCATAGTTGTTGGCCAGATCAAAATGGGTAATACCCAGATCGAACGCCCCACGCAGCATGGCGCGGGCATTTTCCAGTGCGTCCACGGCACCAAAATTCTGCCACAACCCCAGAGATAATGGTGGAAGTTGCACACCACTGGCACCGCAGCGGCGATAGCCCATGTTGTCGTATCTGGTGCGGGAAGGCTGGTATTGTTTGTCAAAAAGGTTTGTCACAGTCGTACTTCTCCTGTCAGGTCTGTGCCCGGTCCGGCAGCTAATCAGCAACCGGATCGTGGCGGACGATCTTTAAGGGCGGGTTTTGGGTGAGTTTGGGAAAATAACTCCGGAATGGAACCCGGCATTTTTGATCTTCTTATAAAAACTGCCATTAAGCTGGGTTCGGGTAATCACATAGTTTCGGACATTTTTATACAGCAGCTTATCCAGGTGAATATTCTCTGTCTGTTGCCAGAAATCATCCAGTGAGCCCTGGTACGTCAGCCCCTCCATGTTATAAAAAGCCCGGCCGCAGGTCTTGGTGGGTGTGCCATGATAAAGCGCCGAAAACCCTACCGTACTGTTGACCACTACTACCCCACGGGCGTGATCAAGTAATGTGGGCAGATGTTGATCATGGATGTAGCGAACCCGGTCAGAGACTCCGGCGCGGTCAGCCAGCCGTTTGATCAGGGTCCGGTAGTTACAGTAACCGCGATCCATCGGGTGATGTTTGAAGACCAACAGAGTATCGGCGGGTGCATGAGCGGCGAACGAGTTCAGTGTCTGCTTGATAAAATGCCGAATATTGATGCAATCCGCGTGAACCGTGATCTGGGAATCGTTAAACACCTGCAAAGGCACCAGGAAAAAGTGATTGCTCCAGTTTTGCACCAGATCGTCCTGCTGACCGCGTTCAAGCCATTTGTACTTCAGTTTGCGCCAGGCGGAGCGAAGCCAGGGCAATGCCTCCAGGATCGTCAACGGGCGATGATGCTTGTAGTGAATAAACCACGGGGCACCAAAGCTGCCAATGGTAAAGTAACAGAAGCCGTACCAGACCATCAGATTGTAGGTTTTAGGAATGGGATGGGTTTGTGCGACCGGTGCCGTCACTTTTTTAAACAGCTCAGGATGTCTGGGAATTTTTGAATGACCGTTAACGCCAGAACGTTCCAGTGTGATGTAGTCGGGCCGAATGTAGCCTTCTTCGAATACGCCGACATCCAGTTCCAGTTTGGTGGCAATTGCATGAGCGGCACGATGGATTGGGCGGCAGTCTCCAAAGAGCAACACCGTATCTATTTTCAGTCGTAGCACAAGATCTTCAAACCACAGTGGCCAGTCGTCCATGGTGCCGCGATAGTTCAGAGCATCCGTGGGATAAAATAGCCAGTCTCCGGCATTGAAATTGATCTTGAATACTTTTGCGCCGACAGCTTTTAAATCTTTTGCAAGAAGACGGAAAAAAGGTCCAATCGGTCCCTGCAGCAACAGAACTCTCTTACCGGAAAAACTCTGAATTCCCGGTGATATCATACTTTCGCTGTCCAGGCGCTGATCAGTACGCGGAGTTTCCGGCCTTGGCGTCGTAGGTAGCCGCGTTGTAATGTTTGCAATCTCCCGTTGTGCTCCAGTGCGGAGCGCTGTTCCACAATTTCTCTTAAAACCGATTCACAACTGGTGTAGCCGTTCAGCGACCAGTCCCAGTAAATCGGATAGCGTAATAGTGAGCCTGCTACCAGTTCATCCAAAGACAGTTTTCGCTGTCTGCGGGTAAAGGCAATTCCGTCACTTTCTTTATCAACCGTCAATCCCCAGCCAGCATAAAAAGGCTGACCATATACTACGACTTTCTTGTTGCGCAAGAGCGCATCGAATCCCGTTAACGATGTCATGGTATGTACTTCATGACAGGCGTCCAGACAACTTACAACGGATGATTCAGTTTCAATATGATCTGCCCATTGAGCTGCCGCTGACATGGCCAAGCGGCCACGCCGATTCAGTGACATCACATCCGGATGCGGTTTATAGACAATAAATGCATCAGGATCAGCAGATCGGGCTGCCTTCAATAAATCCAGATTGGTCTTTACAGTTGTGCATCCATAAAGAATAGATGCATCTGTTTCGACCTGCCCGGGTACCAGTAATATTTTTTTACCCTGACTGTTCCAGTTGACCGGTTTCCGACTCTCAACATTGTATTTGCTGATGCCATGATTGACGATGAAGGCACGCACATTTTGTGCCCGTAACAGTTCTTTGTCATCGAAACGACTATGGCTCAATATGGTTTCAAGGGATGATGGGTAGCGCGGGTCAAAGTACACACCCTGTTCATCGAATACCAAAGACATCGGTCGGATCAGGTCAGACCCTAAACCGACTGAACGAATAAAACCATCCTCAATACGCAAGACTCTGGCGCCCGCGGCTTGGGACAGCTGCTGCAAACCTTCCGGTTCATTCTGTCCCCAGGTCAGCAGACAGTCATCCGGCCGCAGCTGCAGTTTCGCCGCTTTGCTGCAGGTATCGGCAAACAATATCTTTTCCGGATAAAGTGATAACAGCGGTTTCAGGTTGTGAGCCCGCCAGCGGCGCCAGCCAATGACAATCATCCGTCCGGAATATTGGCTCGCCATTTGTCGCTGATGCTGTAGCCAGCGGATGACATCAAGAATCTGTCCGGGTTGGTGAGTATAAGGGTCAAGATAACGGCAGTAATGCAGATACGCCGCGCTGAACAATTCATCGATGGAGCGCTGTCGTACTCTGCGTGGACAATGCTGGCGATCATCGGTAACCCCCCAGCCGGCATACCAGGGGAGCCCAAAACAACTCACGGGTTTGTTCAACAGCAATGCTTCAAATCCCATGGTTGAGCTGACTACATACACTTTATCTGCCTGTTCAATCAGGCTCATGGGATTCACTGACCCGGTTATTTTGATGATTTTGTCGGTGTCTGCGATATCGGTTAAATAACCGGCTTT from Gynuella sunshinyii YC6258 carries:
- a CDS encoding DUF4124 domain-containing protein → MRSSLVILMLLVSGMGYAENKIYTWVDANGVTQYGDRPPLSSKAKEVKVDGYQATPVSIDVDKLPGQWTLAASSGEMQNWEILKDGQVQIDSRDNDDRMIITGKWVLEGSVMTIESTSIQQRINGLTTVSTDPIQYVYKFIEFEDDRFRVSNNSGTLRATRK
- the mgrA gene encoding L-glyceraldehyde 3-phosphate reductase; translated protein: MTNLFDKQYQPSRTRYDNMGYRRCGASGVQLPPLSLGLWQNFGAVDALENARAMLRGAFDLGITHFDLANNYGPPYGSAEQTFGRIFAEDLKPYRDELIISSKAGYDMWPGPYGIGGSRKYLIASIDQSLKRTGLEYFDIFYSHRFDPDTPLEETMGALDAIVRSGKALYVGISNYSPEQTEQAIAILNDLGTPLLIHQPRYNLFDRHIENGLTNTLRTHKVGSIVFSPLAQGLLTDKYLQGVPQNSRAARKEQIYLSEQDVAASQLDRVRQLNEIASSRNQSLAQLALAWVLRDEVVTSAIIGASRLSQIEDSVGALDNLLFSEAELAKIDAILA
- a CDS encoding capsular polysaccharide biosynthesis protein, which produces MLGLTSRGIANIPFLSRFLGEGIIRIRRWQRSSTVRAIIGWGQRPSTRRSRATAKRLNVPFIALEDGLLRSFGTGSHFPPLSLVIDHSGIYYDANTSSDLEKLLNSDRPLLTSDSLDIKTEICRLKLSKYNHAPVTQLKLKQPAILVVDQTWGDMGVTLANADARTFQTMLTAAITENPDATIYIKTHPEVSSGQKAGYLTDIADTDKIIKITGSVNPMSLIEQADKVYVVSSTMGFEALLLNKPVSCFGLPWYAGWGVTDDRQHCPRRVRQRSIDELFSAAYLHYCRYLDPYTHQPGQILDVIRWLQHQRQMASQYSGRMIVIGWRRWRAHNLKPLLSLYPEKILFADTCSKAAKLQLRPDDCLLTWGQNEPEGLQQLSQAAGARVLRIEDGFIRSVGLGSDLIRPMSLVFDEQGVYFDPRYPSSLETILSHSRFDDKELLRAQNVRAFIVNHGISKYNVESRKPVNWNSQGKKILLVPGQVETDASILYGCTTVKTNLDLLKAARSADPDAFIVYKPHPDVMSLNRRGRLAMSAAAQWADHIETESSVVSCLDACHEVHTMTSLTGFDALLRNKKVVVYGQPFYAGWGLTVDKESDGIAFTRRQRKLSLDELVAGSLLRYPIYWDWSLNGYTSCESVLREIVEQRSALEHNGRLQTLQRGYLRRQGRKLRVLISAWTAKV
- the mrcB gene encoding penicillin-binding protein 1B, with the protein product MASNPRFNKTRNSTTRKPAKKASSRSSKPGRRSTPKTRKGKTGRRFSIFGLLLKVVIVLLALLICWTIYLNARVTTGFKGKLFAEPARVFARPLELYQGLTMAMGDLEQELRRLGYRKVINPVRSGEYSITGQTMEMVTRQFTHWDGVNPSQHLMLDFNHDGIERVVNNHGDPAVLARLQPLQIGSIYPGQKEDRILIQISDVPDVFVKGLISVEDRNYYHHFGISPTGILRALWANVSSGHLAQGGSTLTQQLVKNYFLSSERSLWRKGNEALMAMLLEWHYSKDQILEAYMNEVYLAQDGARAIHGFGLGAQEFFGAPLRELRLHQMALLIGMIKGPAVYNPMTHPERALERRNLVLDIMADQGVVTADQAGWAKKQPLDIRSGRQRIRYPAFLDMVRRQLQSLYRPEDLTSEGLKIYTSLDPRIQSRAEEVFIDQLQQLEKNYKLDNDFLQGALVITQPESGEVLAMVGGRRVRFDGYNRALDSRRPVGSLLKPVVYLTALENGYTLATPIDDNTLVVSGKDGSEWQPTNFDRRSHGQPLLLQALSHSYNQATARLGMQVGLGKFMANLHDLGFEREVDAYPATLLGAQGMSPLEVANLYGTFAANGFRTPVKSIRAVTTSDDSVLETFDFSFKQVVDPVDMELLQFALQDVMRDGTGKYAYRRLDPELNLAGKTGTTNDQRDSWFAGYTSDYLAVVWIGNDDNKMTPLTGSTGALRIWTEVMNAIKPQAYLSREPAGIEWQWVNAKDGHRTSKNCPDAIQIPFREGTAPQAKDGCAGQVTKPVQNWFKRWFGGKKN
- a CDS encoding capsule biosynthesis protein, which produces MISPGIQSFSGKRVLLLQGPIGPFFRLLAKDLKAVGAKVFKINFNAGDWLFYPTDALNYRGTMDDWPLWFEDLVLRLKIDTVLLFGDCRPIHRAAHAIATKLELDVGVFEEGYIRPDYITLERSGVNGHSKIPRHPELFKKVTAPVAQTHPIPKTYNLMVWYGFCYFTIGSFGAPWFIHYKHHRPLTILEALPWLRSAWRKLKYKWLERGQQDDLVQNWSNHFFLVPLQVFNDSQITVHADCINIRHFIKQTLNSFAAHAPADTLLVFKHHPMDRGYCNYRTLIKRLADRAGVSDRVRYIHDQHLPTLLDHARGVVVVNSTVGFSALYHGTPTKTCGRAFYNMEGLTYQGSLDDFWQQTENIHLDKLLYKNVRNYVITRTQLNGSFYKKIKNAGFHSGVIFPNSPKTRP
- a CDS encoding DsbA family protein; translated protein: MNQAKLHYVYDPLCGWCYGALPLLEQLAALSDVQIELHAGGLWLGNRRQQMGKALRDYVRPHDERIESLTGQRFGDRYFNELLLDSRHRIDSEPPIRAILAVITLGGDGMTMLHRIQQSYYRDGLWIGDREQLVSLAAEQNIERNAFISAYDEVDLAKHLNESQNWLMRLDGSGYPTLGLERDGQLLPVQVSRFYGDPEGIRQHVTQMLFS